The sequence CTGTTCCTGGTCTTCCACATCTTGGGCACATGCCCATACCTATTGCTTTACTTGGCATTTTGGTTTAGTTTCAATCCCTGATTTAAATACCTTACTTCTCTTTTTGCCGTGAAACCACTATTTACCACTGTGGGTGTTGGTGTTTTTTAATTCTGTTTCCCGTTAGTTTCACGGAGCATTATTTAATTGTGGCAATGTTGAGGAACTGATCGGTGGTAAACATGGTACTTAGGGTAACTATCCATAGGAGAACAAAGAGGATCAATGTGGTAAGTCTACCTTATCTAGTTAAGGTGTACATAAATAACCAAGTTCTATTACCAGCTAGCCTAGTTAGGGCCTTAGGCCTATCTAACCATAGGTTTGTTAATATAGAGCTTGAGTATAAGGGTTTCATGATCGAGCTAAGGAACGTTAGACTACTCAGGACTAGGCATACGGACTCTAGGCAATTCACAATACCCAGAGATGTAAGGAAATTATATGGTATTGGCCCTAGTGATATTATTAAGATACTATCCATAGAGCCATCCATTGTTAATCAATGATTGTATTAAAAGTCCGCAAATTAAATTAAAACCAAACCTAAAATTCTAAGATCAATAGTATTGCTTACATTAACATTTTAATTGCTGATGAAATTGGCGCGATCATTTTAAACTAAAACACGGTCAATATTAGTACAACCGAACTGGTCGTAATAGCGCCATAGATTTAAAGATACAGTAATTTCAATCAAATATTTTTCCCGGGTTAAAAACACCATGCGGGTCAAATATTTCCTTCACGTTTTTCATTAGGTTTATTATGGTGTCTTCATTGTTATTTTTGGCACCAAGTGCCTCCCTAAGTAGTCCTTTCTTCTGAGTTCCTATACCATGTTCCGCACTAACTGTGCCTTTGAGTCTTACAGCCAGCTTACCAACATCCTCAAAGAACCTAGTGATCCTCTCCATCTCGTCCCTGTCTGTTCGCCTAGCCCAGGCGCTTGGGTGTAGGTTTCCATCCCCAATGTGCCCACCAAGCATCATCTTAACATGATGCTTCCTACCCAGATCCTGAAGTTCTCTGACTGCCTCAGGTAATTTGCTCATTGGTACTGCAATATCCTCAATGAGGAGAAAGGCGTCTGTGCCGTAAT is a genomic window of Vulcanisaeta souniana JCM 11219 containing:
- a CDS encoding AbrB/MazE/SpoVT family DNA-binding domain-containing protein, which translates into the protein MVLRVTIHRRTKRINVVSLPYLVKVYINNQVLLPASLVRALGLSNHRFVNIELEYKGFMIELRNVRLLRTRHTDSRQFTIPRDVRKLYGIGPSDIIKILSIEPSIVNQ